In Chelonia mydas isolate rCheMyd1 chromosome 10, rCheMyd1.pri.v2, whole genome shotgun sequence, a single window of DNA contains:
- the KIF7 gene encoding kinesin-like protein KIF7 isoform X1, whose product MGLKAEAQPRAEETPVRVAVRIRPLLPKELLHGHEACLHGDPETNEVTLGRNRHFHFDAVFTESSNQESVYGACVQPLVEAFFEGFNVTVFAYGQTGSGKTYTIGEASVSSINEDEQGIIPRAMAETFKLIDENDLIDYTVRVSYLEVYKEEFQDLLQVETASKDIQIREDDKGNIVLYGVKETEVEGLDEVLSLLEMGNTVKHTGATHINTQSSRSHTIFTVTMEQRRGAGRLTRLTLHDRASVPASGQVLASKFHFVDLAGSERVVKTGNTGERLKESIQINSGLLALGNVISALGDPRRKCSHIPYRDSKITRILKDSLGGNAQTVMIACVSPSSSDFDESLNTLNYASRAQNIKNKAMVNCRRETEHVEELQLQIKNLQRALEQRHRSETRIINRSDAAKRCPQDHTARLLAECAHYRTCTDAAYQLLMELQGEGNLTVEQILRVKEWLCAVESERSELTSASGLDSGIESTSAEDRRPQAQGSKPPQTQVSTEKACEAARDEHLAQLQRQVERLEEENRDFLAALEDAMEQYKLQSNKLQEQQDAISELHVCLEMAMPDLQVPELLQNIHLVELAQRPHTAPLDTTRSHGLSLVQSRPSHTSQSRRVHCGKLSSSPSHLGEDLVVHCQSRACSLEAKDVMLMRECSEDSEPSLDGEGEQKRSLHQRRNGIRSWSKKDVSSKVCEEQSRGNSLHRQEEPPELAKEACGRREQAGPREGLSGKDSERRLVQAQQKIRELAINIRMKEELIAELIKTGKDAQAMNRQYCQKIFELEQEAEQVRAELSSGQKQLQELEGKEPQDAGEKCKLQEYRTRVAAAQSKARVLREKKQATERLVSLSAQSEKRVRELERNVELMRRQQGQLQRRLREETEQKRRLETEMHKRQHRVKELELKHEQHQKILRIKTEEIAAFQRKRRSGSNGSVISLEQQQKIEEQKKWLDLEMDKVLEQRRALDELEDELRKREAIVAKKEALLQEKNGLEKKRRRSSQALTDDIVRVSSRLELLEKELTEKSGQLRHGSAHDQQQIRQEINSLRQEKDQLLKQRLEIDNKLRQGTLLSPEEERILFQLDEAIEALDAAIEYKNESITCRQRVLRASASLLSQCEMNLMAKLSYLSSSETRALLCKYFDKVVTLREDQHRQHIAFSELEMQLEEQQQQVYWLEVAVERQRLEMDRQLTLQQKEHEQNIQFLLQQSQEHMGEGLASSKLQFEGRIQVLEKELSRYVWANQVLNQRLSNLSHPGQSKAGADRSMLGAGDRPPAVLGTCEESGTGIVEQQVQVAVTEGSHKCRDENRELVHAPLPSTWRRSSLPSDSPLGPEGIQQREAEYLLRLGQPQEVVLPWNLAPLPKPWRELRRASLNVAPVPSHPGMIDVRRNPV is encoded by the exons ATGGGTCTGAAAGCTGAGGCCCAGCCTCGAGCTGAGGAGACTCCCGTCAGAGTGGCCGTGCGCATTCGACCCCTGCTGCCCAAGGAGCTGTTGCATGGACACGAGGCCTGCCTGCACGGGGACCCAGAGACCAACGAGGTGACCCTGGGGCGTAACCGCCATTTCCACTTTGATGCTGTCTTCACCGAATCCTCAAACCAGGAGTCTGTGTATGGCGCCTGTGTGCAGCCGCTTGTCGAGGCCTTCTTTGAAGGCTTCAACGTTACTGTGTTTGCTTATGGCCAGACAGGCTCGGGCAAAACGTACACCATTGGGGAAGCAAGTGTCT CTTCCATCAATGAGGATGAGCAGGGCATCATCCCACGTGCCATGGCTGAGACCTTCAAACTCATTGATGAGAATGACCTGATTGACTACACAGTCAGAGTCTCCTACCTGGAGGTGTATAAGGAGGAGTTCCAGGACCTGCTGCAGGTGGAAACGGCCAGCAAGGACATCCAGATCCGTGAGGACGACAAGGGCAATATTG TATTGTATGGGGTGAAGGAAACCGAAGTGGAGGGGCTGGATGAGGTCCTGAGcctgctggaaatgggcaacaCGGTCAAGCACACGGGAGCCACCCACATCAACACACAGTCGAGCCGTTCGCACACCATCTTCACAGTAACCATGGAGCAGCGGCGCGGAGCTGGCCGACTCACCCGCCTCACCCTCCACGACAGGGCCTCGGTCCCGGCCTCCGGCCAAGTCCTGGCTTCCAAATTCCACTTTGTGGACCTAGCGGGCTCAGAGCGGGTGGTAAAGACTGGAAACACAGGGGAGCGCCTGAAGGAGAGTATCCAGATCAACAGTGGCCTGCTGGCTCTGGGCAATGTGATCAGCGCCTTGGGAGACCCCCGCAGGAAATGCAGCCACATTCCCTACAGGGATTCCAAAATCACCAG GATCCTGAAAGACTCCCTGGGGGGGAATGCCCAGACTGTCATGATCGCCTGCGTCAGCCCTTCCTCCTCTGACTTCGATGAGAGTCTCAACACGCTGAACTACGCCAGCCGAGCTCAGAACATCAAGAACAAGGCCATGGTGAACTGCCGCAGGGAGACAGAGCATGTAGAGGAGCTGCAGCTTCAAATAAAGAACCTGCAGAGGGCGCTGGAGCAGCGGCACCGCTCGGAGACCCGTATCATAAACCGCTCCGACGCTGCCAAGCGGTGCCCACAAGACCACACGGCCCGCTTGCTGGCAGAGTGCGCTCACTACAGGACATGCACGGACGCTGCCTACCAGCTCCTGATGGAACTGCAGGGGGAGGGCAACCTGACCGTGGAGCAGATCCTGCGAGTAAAGGAGTGGTTGTGTGCGGTTGAGAGCGAGAGGAGCGAGCTGACCTCTGCCTCTGGACTGGATAGCGGCATTGAGAGCACCTCAGCAGAGGATCGGCGCCCCCAGGCACAAGGCTCAAAGCCACCACAGACTCAG GTGAGCACAGAGAAAGCATGTGAGGCAGCCAGAGACGAGCACCTGGCCCAGCTGCAGAGACAGGTGGAGCGTCTGGAGGAGGAGAACCGTGACTTCCTAGCTGCCCTGGAGGATGCCATGGAGCAGTACAAACTGCAG AGCAACAAGttgcaggagcagcaggatgCCATCTCGGAGCTACATGTGTGCCTGGAGATGGCGATGCCAGACCTGCAGGTGCCGGAGCTGCTGCAGAACATTCACCTGGTGGAGCTCGCCCAGAGACCTCACACGGCCCCGCTGGATACCACGCGGTCCCATggcctcagcctggtccagtcgaGGCCGTCCCACACGAGCCAGAGCAGAAGAGTCCATTGTGGAAAG CTCAGCAGCAGCCCATCCCACCTGGGGGAGGATCTGGTGGTGCATTGCCAAAGCCGTGCCTGCAGTCTGGAGGCCAAAGACGTGATGCTGATGAGGGAATGCAGTGAGGACTCTGAGCCATCCTTGGACGGAGAGGGGGAGCAGAAACGGTCCCTGCACCAGCGCAG AAATGGGATCCGAAGCTGGAGCAAGAAGGACGTTTCCAGCAAGGTGTGtgaggagcagagcagaggcaaCTCATTGCACAGGCAGGAGGAGCCCCCGGAACTGGCCAAAG AGGCCTGCGGGAGAAGAGAGCAGGCTGGTCCCAGGGAAGGCCTTTCAGGGAAGGACTCAGAGCGGCGGCTGGTGCAAGCCCAGCAGAAGATCCGGGAGCTTGCAATAAACATTCGCATGAAGGAGGAGCTGATCGCAGAGCTCATCAAGACAG GCAAGGATGCCCAGGCCATGAACAGACAGTACTGCCAGAAGATCTTTGAGCTGGAGCAGGAGGCGGAGCAGGTGCGAGCAGAGCTGAGCAGTGgccagaagcagctgcaggaaCTGGAGGGGAAGGAGCCCCAGGATGCTGGAGAGAAATGCAAACTTCAGGAATATCGCACGAGGGTTGCAGCAGCCCAGAGCAAGGCACGG GTGCTGCGAGAGAAGAAGCAAGCGACGGAGAGGCTGGTGTCGCTGTCTGCCCAGAGCGAGAAGCGGGTGCGGGAGCTGGAAAGGAACGTCGAGCTGATGCGGCGGCagcaggggcagctgcagaggcGCCTGCGTGAGGAGACGGAGCAGAAACGCCGCCTGGAGACGGAGATGCACAAGCGGCAGCACCGAGTCAAG GAGCTGGAACTGAAACATGAGCAGCATCAGAAGATCCTGCGCATCAAGACGGAGGAGATTGCAGCTTTCCAGAGGAAACGGAGGAGCGGCAGCAATGGGTCTGTGATcagcctggagcagcagcag aaaattgaGGAGCAGAAGAAGTGGCTGGACCTGGAAATGGACAAAGTCCTTGAGCAGCGTCGCGCCCTGGACGAGCTGGAGGACGAGCTGAGGAAACGGGAAGCCATAGTGGCCAAAAAGGAAGCGCTGCTGCAGGAGAAGAACGGCCTGGAGAAGAAGAGACGCCGGTCCAGCCAG gcCTTGACGGATGACATCGTGCGTGTGTCCAGCCGCCTGGAACTCCTGGAAAAGGAGCTGACGGAGAAAAGCGGACAGCTCCGTCATGGCAGCGCCCACGATCAGCAGCAGATCCGGCAGGAGATCAATAGCTTGCGCCAGGAGAAGGACCAGCTGCTCAAACAAAGGCTGGAGATAGACAACAAGCTGCGCCAGGGCACCCTGCTATCCCCGGAG GAGGAGCGGATCCTGTTCCAGCTGGACGAGGCTATTGAGGCTCTGGATGCTGCGATCGAGTACAAGAACGAGTCAATCACATGCAGACAGCGGGTCCTGCGGGCCTCGGCCAGCCTGCTGTCCCAGTGCGAGATGAACCTCATGGCCAAGCTCAGTTACCTCTCCTCCTCCGAGACCCGAGCTCTGCTCTGCAAGTACTTTGATAAG GTGGTGACCCTGCGAGAGGATCAGCACAGGCAGCACATTGCTTTCTCCGAGCTGGAGATGCAGCTGgaggagcaacagcagcaggtgTACTGGCTGGAGGTAGCCGTGGAGCGCCAGCGCCTGGAGATGGACCGCCAGCTCACCCTGCAACAGAAGGAGCACGAGCAGAACATCCAGTTCCTGCTCCAGCAGAGCCAAG AGCACATGGGCGAGGGGCTGGCCAGCAGCAAGCTACAGTTTGAGGGAAGAATCCAAGTGCTGGAAAAAGAATTGAGCCGCTACGTGTGGGCAAACCAGGTGCTGAACCAGAGGCTGAGTAATCTGAGCCACCCAGGACAGAGCAAAG CAGGAGCGGACAGAAGCATGCTTGGAGCTGGGGACAGACCACCTGCTGTACTTGGGACCTGTGAAGAATCGGGCACTGGTATTGTGGAACAGCAGGTGCAGGTGGCTGTCACTGAAGGAAGCCATAAGTGCAGGGATGAGAATAGGGAATTGGTGCATGCACCTTTACCATCCACATGGAGGCGCTCTTCACTACCCAGTGACAGCCCTTTGGGCCCAGAGGGGATtcagcagagagaggcagagtacCTGCTGAGACTTGGGCAGCCCCAGGAGGTGGTTCTGCCATGGAACCTGGCTCCTCTGCCCAAACCCTGgagggagctgcgcagagccagccTCAATGTTGCTCCAGTGCCCTCCCATCCAGGAATGATTGATGTCAGGAGAAACCCAGTCTAG
- the KIF7 gene encoding kinesin-like protein KIF7 isoform X3, translating into MGLKAEAQPRAEETPVRVAVRIRPLLPKELLHGHEACLHGDPETNEVTLGRNRHFHFDAVFTESSNQESVYGACVQPLVEAFFEGFNVTVFAYGQTGSGKTYTIGEASVSSINEDEQGIIPRAMAETFKLIDENDLIDYTVRVSYLEVYKEEFQDLLQVETASKDIQIREDDKGNIVLYGVKETEVEGLDEVLSLLEMGNTVKHTGATHINTQSSRSHTIFTVTMEQRRGAGRLTRLTLHDRASVPASGQVLASKFHFVDLAGSERVVKTGNTGERLKESIQINSGLLALGNVISALGDPRRKCSHIPYRDSKITRILKDSLGGNAQTVMIACVSPSSSDFDESLNTLNYASRAQNIKNKAMVNCRRETEHVEELQLQIKNLQRALEQRHRSETRIINRSDAAKRCPQDHTARLLAECAHYRTCTDAAYQLLMELQGEGNLTVEQILRVKEWLCAVESERSELTSASGLDSGIESTSAEDRRPQAQGSKPPQTQVSTEKACEAARDEHLAQLQRQVERLEEENRDFLAALEDAMEQYKLQSNKLQEQQDAISELHVCLEMAMPDLQVPELLQNIHLVELAQRPHTAPLDTTRSHGLSLVQSRPSHTSQSRRVHCGKLSSSPSHLGEDLVVHCQSRACSLEAKDVMLMRECSEDSEPSLDGEGEQKRSLHQRRNGIRSWSKKDVSSKVCEEQSRGNSLHRQEEPPELAKEACGRREQAGPREGLSGKDSERRLVQAQQKIRELAINIRMKEELIAELIKTGKDAQAMNRQYCQKIFELEQEAEQVRAELSSGQKQLQELEGKEPQDAGEKCKLQEYRTRVAAAQSKARVLREKKQATERLVSLSAQSEKRVRELERNVELMRRQQGQLQRRLREETEQKRRLETEMHKRQHRVKELELKHEQHQKILRIKTEEIAAFQRKRRSGSNGSVISLEQQQKIEEQKKWLDLEMDKVLEQRRALDELEDELRKREAIVAKKEALLQEKNGLEKKRRRSSQALTDDIVRVSSRLELLEKELTEKSGQLRHGSAHDQQQIRQEINSLRQEKDQLLKQRLEIDNKLRQGTLLSPEEERILFQLDEAIEALDAAIEYKNESITCRQRVLRASASLLSQCEMNLMAKLSYLSSSETRALLCKYFDKVVTLREDQHRQHIAFSELEMQLEEQQQQVYWLEVAVERQRLEMDRQLTLQQKEHEQNIQFLLQQSQEHMGEGLASSKLQFEGRIQVLEKELSRYVWANQVLNQRLSNLSPGADRSMLGAGDRPPAVLGTCEESGTGIVEQQVQVAVTEGSHKCRDENRELVHAPLPSTWRRSSLPSDSPLGPEGIQQREAEYLLRLGQPQEVVLPWNLAPLPKPWRELRRASLNVAPVPSHPGMIDVRRNPV; encoded by the exons ATGGGTCTGAAAGCTGAGGCCCAGCCTCGAGCTGAGGAGACTCCCGTCAGAGTGGCCGTGCGCATTCGACCCCTGCTGCCCAAGGAGCTGTTGCATGGACACGAGGCCTGCCTGCACGGGGACCCAGAGACCAACGAGGTGACCCTGGGGCGTAACCGCCATTTCCACTTTGATGCTGTCTTCACCGAATCCTCAAACCAGGAGTCTGTGTATGGCGCCTGTGTGCAGCCGCTTGTCGAGGCCTTCTTTGAAGGCTTCAACGTTACTGTGTTTGCTTATGGCCAGACAGGCTCGGGCAAAACGTACACCATTGGGGAAGCAAGTGTCT CTTCCATCAATGAGGATGAGCAGGGCATCATCCCACGTGCCATGGCTGAGACCTTCAAACTCATTGATGAGAATGACCTGATTGACTACACAGTCAGAGTCTCCTACCTGGAGGTGTATAAGGAGGAGTTCCAGGACCTGCTGCAGGTGGAAACGGCCAGCAAGGACATCCAGATCCGTGAGGACGACAAGGGCAATATTG TATTGTATGGGGTGAAGGAAACCGAAGTGGAGGGGCTGGATGAGGTCCTGAGcctgctggaaatgggcaacaCGGTCAAGCACACGGGAGCCACCCACATCAACACACAGTCGAGCCGTTCGCACACCATCTTCACAGTAACCATGGAGCAGCGGCGCGGAGCTGGCCGACTCACCCGCCTCACCCTCCACGACAGGGCCTCGGTCCCGGCCTCCGGCCAAGTCCTGGCTTCCAAATTCCACTTTGTGGACCTAGCGGGCTCAGAGCGGGTGGTAAAGACTGGAAACACAGGGGAGCGCCTGAAGGAGAGTATCCAGATCAACAGTGGCCTGCTGGCTCTGGGCAATGTGATCAGCGCCTTGGGAGACCCCCGCAGGAAATGCAGCCACATTCCCTACAGGGATTCCAAAATCACCAG GATCCTGAAAGACTCCCTGGGGGGGAATGCCCAGACTGTCATGATCGCCTGCGTCAGCCCTTCCTCCTCTGACTTCGATGAGAGTCTCAACACGCTGAACTACGCCAGCCGAGCTCAGAACATCAAGAACAAGGCCATGGTGAACTGCCGCAGGGAGACAGAGCATGTAGAGGAGCTGCAGCTTCAAATAAAGAACCTGCAGAGGGCGCTGGAGCAGCGGCACCGCTCGGAGACCCGTATCATAAACCGCTCCGACGCTGCCAAGCGGTGCCCACAAGACCACACGGCCCGCTTGCTGGCAGAGTGCGCTCACTACAGGACATGCACGGACGCTGCCTACCAGCTCCTGATGGAACTGCAGGGGGAGGGCAACCTGACCGTGGAGCAGATCCTGCGAGTAAAGGAGTGGTTGTGTGCGGTTGAGAGCGAGAGGAGCGAGCTGACCTCTGCCTCTGGACTGGATAGCGGCATTGAGAGCACCTCAGCAGAGGATCGGCGCCCCCAGGCACAAGGCTCAAAGCCACCACAGACTCAG GTGAGCACAGAGAAAGCATGTGAGGCAGCCAGAGACGAGCACCTGGCCCAGCTGCAGAGACAGGTGGAGCGTCTGGAGGAGGAGAACCGTGACTTCCTAGCTGCCCTGGAGGATGCCATGGAGCAGTACAAACTGCAG AGCAACAAGttgcaggagcagcaggatgCCATCTCGGAGCTACATGTGTGCCTGGAGATGGCGATGCCAGACCTGCAGGTGCCGGAGCTGCTGCAGAACATTCACCTGGTGGAGCTCGCCCAGAGACCTCACACGGCCCCGCTGGATACCACGCGGTCCCATggcctcagcctggtccagtcgaGGCCGTCCCACACGAGCCAGAGCAGAAGAGTCCATTGTGGAAAG CTCAGCAGCAGCCCATCCCACCTGGGGGAGGATCTGGTGGTGCATTGCCAAAGCCGTGCCTGCAGTCTGGAGGCCAAAGACGTGATGCTGATGAGGGAATGCAGTGAGGACTCTGAGCCATCCTTGGACGGAGAGGGGGAGCAGAAACGGTCCCTGCACCAGCGCAG AAATGGGATCCGAAGCTGGAGCAAGAAGGACGTTTCCAGCAAGGTGTGtgaggagcagagcagaggcaaCTCATTGCACAGGCAGGAGGAGCCCCCGGAACTGGCCAAAG AGGCCTGCGGGAGAAGAGAGCAGGCTGGTCCCAGGGAAGGCCTTTCAGGGAAGGACTCAGAGCGGCGGCTGGTGCAAGCCCAGCAGAAGATCCGGGAGCTTGCAATAAACATTCGCATGAAGGAGGAGCTGATCGCAGAGCTCATCAAGACAG GCAAGGATGCCCAGGCCATGAACAGACAGTACTGCCAGAAGATCTTTGAGCTGGAGCAGGAGGCGGAGCAGGTGCGAGCAGAGCTGAGCAGTGgccagaagcagctgcaggaaCTGGAGGGGAAGGAGCCCCAGGATGCTGGAGAGAAATGCAAACTTCAGGAATATCGCACGAGGGTTGCAGCAGCCCAGAGCAAGGCACGG GTGCTGCGAGAGAAGAAGCAAGCGACGGAGAGGCTGGTGTCGCTGTCTGCCCAGAGCGAGAAGCGGGTGCGGGAGCTGGAAAGGAACGTCGAGCTGATGCGGCGGCagcaggggcagctgcagaggcGCCTGCGTGAGGAGACGGAGCAGAAACGCCGCCTGGAGACGGAGATGCACAAGCGGCAGCACCGAGTCAAG GAGCTGGAACTGAAACATGAGCAGCATCAGAAGATCCTGCGCATCAAGACGGAGGAGATTGCAGCTTTCCAGAGGAAACGGAGGAGCGGCAGCAATGGGTCTGTGATcagcctggagcagcagcag aaaattgaGGAGCAGAAGAAGTGGCTGGACCTGGAAATGGACAAAGTCCTTGAGCAGCGTCGCGCCCTGGACGAGCTGGAGGACGAGCTGAGGAAACGGGAAGCCATAGTGGCCAAAAAGGAAGCGCTGCTGCAGGAGAAGAACGGCCTGGAGAAGAAGAGACGCCGGTCCAGCCAG gcCTTGACGGATGACATCGTGCGTGTGTCCAGCCGCCTGGAACTCCTGGAAAAGGAGCTGACGGAGAAAAGCGGACAGCTCCGTCATGGCAGCGCCCACGATCAGCAGCAGATCCGGCAGGAGATCAATAGCTTGCGCCAGGAGAAGGACCAGCTGCTCAAACAAAGGCTGGAGATAGACAACAAGCTGCGCCAGGGCACCCTGCTATCCCCGGAG GAGGAGCGGATCCTGTTCCAGCTGGACGAGGCTATTGAGGCTCTGGATGCTGCGATCGAGTACAAGAACGAGTCAATCACATGCAGACAGCGGGTCCTGCGGGCCTCGGCCAGCCTGCTGTCCCAGTGCGAGATGAACCTCATGGCCAAGCTCAGTTACCTCTCCTCCTCCGAGACCCGAGCTCTGCTCTGCAAGTACTTTGATAAG GTGGTGACCCTGCGAGAGGATCAGCACAGGCAGCACATTGCTTTCTCCGAGCTGGAGATGCAGCTGgaggagcaacagcagcaggtgTACTGGCTGGAGGTAGCCGTGGAGCGCCAGCGCCTGGAGATGGACCGCCAGCTCACCCTGCAACAGAAGGAGCACGAGCAGAACATCCAGTTCCTGCTCCAGCAGAGCCAAG AGCACATGGGCGAGGGGCTGGCCAGCAGCAAGCTACAGTTTGAGGGAAGAATCCAAGTGCTGGAAAAAGAATTGAGCCGCTACGTGTGGGCAAACCAGGTGCTGAACCAGAGGCTGAGTAATCTGAGCC CAGGAGCGGACAGAAGCATGCTTGGAGCTGGGGACAGACCACCTGCTGTACTTGGGACCTGTGAAGAATCGGGCACTGGTATTGTGGAACAGCAGGTGCAGGTGGCTGTCACTGAAGGAAGCCATAAGTGCAGGGATGAGAATAGGGAATTGGTGCATGCACCTTTACCATCCACATGGAGGCGCTCTTCACTACCCAGTGACAGCCCTTTGGGCCCAGAGGGGATtcagcagagagaggcagagtacCTGCTGAGACTTGGGCAGCCCCAGGAGGTGGTTCTGCCATGGAACCTGGCTCCTCTGCCCAAACCCTGgagggagctgcgcagagccagccTCAATGTTGCTCCAGTGCCCTCCCATCCAGGAATGATTGATGTCAGGAGAAACCCAGTCTAG